GATTAATTCTTGACTGTCGCAACACAAACTGTGTACACTGAAAAATTTCTCAGCATGTCTGGCTATATAGTTCAATCATTTTGCAAATAATCACTTCAACTAGGTTGACAACCTCGCAATACGGAAGCTTTACTAATTATTCCGATGTTCTTTTTAAATGGCTCTGGATTTCACGCCGAGGTTCGGTTTCGTACAATTATTACAGTTAACTGTATCATTTGTCATGCAGTGCTTGTTCTTACAACATGTAGCACTTGTTATTTCAACATTGAAACCTTAAAACTGTACCATGAAACATCAGCACTTATGGTCACATGAATAAAAATGTCACATGAATTTCGAATAAAATTTTCAACTTgaaatttttattaaaaaaccgGCATTGCAAGCTCACAAAGACTTATAGGCTAGGCCGCAGTCGCTTATTGGTGGTAATGAACCAAGGTAGTTGAGTCATTTTTGTGACACATTTTTCATGATTCTTTGTTCTCATAATACTGCCGCTCATTTAGCCATGACATTTGTCTGGACACATTTACAGATATCACTGAACGAGCAAGCTGTTAGTTTTTATAGAAAGGCCTTACATATATACACGCGGGTGCTCGTATTTGGCCCACGATTGCAGTACTGGGACGCGCTGGCCTACCGCGTGATAAAGCGTGCATGGGTCCTTTCCGAGGATAAAACGGGACGCGGAAGTGTGCCTGGCCCTTCCTGCCAACGGCATAGGGTTTTGCGTCTTCACGAAGATCAATAGCCGGAAAGGGTACACCACCCAGTAAACAAGACGCTGTGACTGCGGACAGGGATTTGCGGGCAATAACCCACGAAGGGACAGTAGGACGCCGTCAGCGTAGACCTCGATGTGCTGTCTACCCTAAGCGGAAAGAGGACATCGGTCGAACGCAGTCGGTGGCAACGAGCGAATACAAGTAAACAGTACATGAACATGAAATGAGATAGCAGGAACGCGTGATATGATCTGTCTCCATTGGGAGACAAGATTGCCCTGTCGTGGTATCCGTGGTCAACGAAGTCCAGAAGGAAGCGAATGTCAGAATGCAGGGAGAATCGGCCAGGAAAGATGCTGCTGTGAGGAAGATGAGGAACAATCAAAGGAAGACAAATGTACTTAGGAATGCTCCCCTTGTCAGGAAAATGGGGATGAGAGAATCGGGCTAGGTGCGTGCCAGACGTGTCTTtctgtttatttctttatttctctctttctttctttcatttcttctttctttcttttctgattttttctttctgtctttctttctttttttcacttcatgTTTTACTCTTTCTTTCTCGCGATGTAGGAGGAAATGtgttaggcccatgtgctcagatttgggtgcactttaaagaaccccaggtggtcgaaatttccggagccctccactaaggcgtctctcataatcatatgattatgggacgtcaaaccccacactatctatctatctatctatctatctatctatctatctatctatctatctatctatctatctatctatctatctatctatctatctatctatctatctatctatctatctatctatctatctatctatctatctatctatctatctatctatctatctatctatctatctatctatctatctatctatctatctatctatctatctatctatctatctatctatctatcattctttattcttctCTGTttacctctctttcttcctttctttctttccctctttctttcattgtttctttctttccctctttcattcattgtttctttctttccctctttcattctcactgtctctctttctctctttatttatttgtttctttcttttgcctTGAGATATAAAGAGAAAAAACCTTATTTGTCATGCTTACAAGAGTATACGTAGCCCTGACCTTCATTATGTTGTTGAAAAAGTATTATTAGGAGAGTGGCGCCTCTCGATGATTTGTGCAATATAGATCAAATCAAATTTCACTTCTCCACAAACTGATGCATTGGGACCACAGCGAAAAACAAAACGCAGCAATTATTTACGGGGTACGGGGTCCCGTTGTACTGGAAGCTGAAAAATAACAATCGACGAACAGTGCTTCACACGAAATGGTGTATAGTATTTGTGCCCTAAAAACCAGCAACGGTCATTTGTTAGAACGCGTTCTTCGTGCCCGTTGTGCTGTGATGACGTCACCGAGGAGCGAAGGGCCCTCAGCTAGTGCAGAGGGTGTTGCTAGTAAGTTATGAGGCCCCAatgaaccgttttttttttgtgacctaAGCAAcatcatttctttctctctctctctgacattAGCGTATGTAATATGATTTGTAGGATACTGAAATAACCAACACGCGTTAGAAAAAGCAGTTTAGATAACTAGAAGGCCGTTTCATATTTCCGATTCATTACAAAGGGCTCAGCGTTTTTTTCATTGCTATGAGTGATCGCATCAATAAAGTATCATCGTCTTCGACTGAACGGGGCATACACGTACTGTTTAGGGCATACCACAAGTCCATGTTTTGATAACTGTGTCAGCACAGAGACAGTGCAGCACGTACTACTAGAATGCCCCACGTACCGCAATGAGAGGCAACTGTtcaaaaaagaaatggacatgataTGCCACGAACAATAACGTTGCGCAACATAATAAACCCTGTGCGCGGACCTTCAAAACATCGTCGGGTTATACTGTCATTGATCAATTACCTATGCAATGTTGACGTTGACGGAAGACTCTAATAAtaatacgacgtctctcataagaAAGCCTTCATTTACCTGATACCCTAATGTATATAGTTTGTCACGTTCACTTGGTCAtaactttttttcatattttttttctctcctgaaCTATTTCAGTCCCCTTCCACACCCTTTACAAAGTAGCATGCCAGCGATATTTAAACGCCGACAAAAATATCTGCTTCTCTTAATAAAGAGCCCCTCTCTATATATATGTACTAAAATCTTTAGAAGATTACTTTGAAGCGCGAGTTATGTAACCCGCGATTATATTGTACACCTGTCTGATTTATTTTTTCTGTcattcttgttgttgttttctttttttctttttttctctacacCTTTACATCTATAATTGGTCATATCATTATTGTATCAcctcccactcctgcttgggccatttTTATGGCATGCAGTACtttataaataaaatatataGTGTCTTGCGTATGTTTCGCTAGTACCTGGCTTCCACGCTGAATTCCAAAAGCAGTGTAGTGGGAACTCGTGACAGCTGCCCTAAGAGAGTTTACTCCGGGTCCTAGGAAGCCACTCTCCAGCTTCCGTTGTGACTGTGCTTCGCTCTCCATGAATGGCTTGCGTTTTTAAAAGTACGCAGTCCTTATACATCTTCATTCGCGTTGTATATAAAATGCCAACAACATTACTTCCTCATCTTGCGAGATGACGAATGTCAAAACTTCTTTATTGCTTTCCGATGGCAGTGAACTGAGATGACGCATATTGCTTGTGATACACATCAACCCCGACTTGGATGCAGGAACCAATGAagctgaattgattgattgattgatatgtggggtttaacgtcccaaaaccactatatgaatatgagagacgccgtagtggagggctccggaaatttagaccacctggggttctttaacgtgcacccaaatcagcacacgggcctacaacatttccgcctccatcggaaatgcagccgccgcagccgggattcgaacccgcgccctgcgggtcagcagccgagtaccttagccactagaccaccacggcggggcaagtgaAGCTGAAATATGTGCATGCTGTTCAGTTGTGTCCTGCTACTGTACGTGTTAAGATGGCGGTTTCCGACATCACCCGCCAATTAATAAGCCACGTCGGCAAACAAGCGCGCTCGCGAAGCCCATGCCCGTAAATCTGTGCTGAACACGGTTGATTTACTAATAGGCCTAAAGAATTAGGAGCAAAGTGATACCTGTAGGTTATTTTGAGAGCTCCTCCAGGAGAACACGACAAAATAAGCCTTGTATGCAGCGTCATTAATCGTCCCCGGCCGAAGTGCGTAGGATGTGGACGTAGTAAATTGCATGTACGAAGAAGTACCGGTATAGTCAGAGCGCAATCGGGCTACTTGCTTCTCGTAACGAGAATCACATAAGTGTTGTGTCACGTTTCGCTCAGGAATTGGTTCTTGAACAAGCGGAATAAACTGATGGTTATGCTGGTAAAGATTTGTGTGTTTTTCGCCTGATCAGAGATATGTCAGATCTCCAAATTTTCTTGCCCCGTGGTAAAACGTCTTACAGGTTGAAAAATTCGGTCATATgtagtcacacacacacacaaaaaaaaactcgtgcATATTTTGACACTTTTCTGGGTGGCACTGGCTAATTATCGTACAGACGTCCACATGTAATAAGAGGAAGGTGTGAcattatctgaaaaaaaaaaatggacagtTTAGAGTGAAACTATCTTGAATGATATCTAGAACTGAAATATTTTCACGACCAAACTGAGCAGGAATTACTTCGCGCTCAGGAAAATGAATATAAATCTACAAAGCTCTGTACTGGTTTCACGGGACAAAGGTGGGACAGGCACATTCCCTAAGACCCTCGGTGGAAGAAGTGAGGCGGAAAAATCAAAGAAAGTGTAATAAATGCATGCATCTGGAGTGCGGCAAGAAATGTTTCTACTACAATAGAAAAATGTGTGGTCACAACAGGAATCAAACCATAACAGCGGAAATACCCTCGAAACGTCGTAAAATTATGCTGTTGTTTTAGAGATGCCTGTACTAATAGGGAAACTTGTTCAGGATCTTTAGACACATCAGAACATCAGCAGATCTTTGCGACAAAAGACAACATCACGCCGACATTTCATGTCCCAAAATAAGGCAGAAATTGAGAAGTTCTCGTCGACGTACTTTGATATATTTTAGACAGAGGCCATCGTTTCGAGGCTACAAGTTAAAGCATACCCCGTCATAAAATTGGGCTTACCTCACTCAAAGAAAAGCCCACGGGTGACTGATGGTATACTCTAAATAAGAAGCCAATTACGGCCCCCATTCAATGCGTATCCGTCATGCGAATTGCTTTAGCGGCTTCGGTGTGTGCATGGCAGATTGCTTAACCAAAGATAGATATATCTCTTTACTGTGGTAGGGTAAATTATTTATTCTGTTGTCTGCTTCGTTCTCATAAAAGACGTGCAAACTCATCAATGTTGGCAAGGACTAGAATTTACTGCATAGTATAACTGACACAACAAAAATAAAGTACGCGTGGAAATTTtgaacacacatttatttaagcGATTGCTTTGATTTTTCAAGATAAAATGGGGGCgaataaaggttttttttttgtcccattaGGTTCATTGGGGATGTCTTGAGCAAGGCGAGATGCCGTATGCCAATTTGTGCGGGAATCTTTCGCTAAGGTTGACCAACTGTAGAATAATTACGTTGCGGCTCGCTTCAAGCGAATGAAGTCGCAAAGCTTTTGTGGACATCAAGTCTGAGCCTTCACCGCAGCGGCTTCGTTCTTCTCGGCGACTTTTTGCTTCAACTCTTGCAGCCTTGTCAGCAGCTTTTCAAACTGATACGTGCCTGCGTTGAATCTGGCGGGGTCATGCATTTGCGTTCCAGTAAGCTGCATCCTCGACTTCACCACTTCTTCGTACCTGTCGTAAAACTCTGAGAATTTCTGGAGCACGCCGTCTTTCAAGGTCTGCGCTAATGGCGAATCGACTCGTAGGCAAGACTCCACCGTATCGCAGACAGCAACCCTGATGGTCTCGTGCTGCAAGATGGATTCGAAGCGATCATTGGCCACCTCGTCCTTGAACTTGTGCACATCGCAGAGCAGCGATTGGATGGAAACGAGGAGGCTGCTTAGCGACTGGGCTGGGGTCCATGTAGACCCGAATGTGTTCAGTGTGCTGAGGCAGATGGAGCCGTCTTTGTAGATGTGCTCGTTGAACTGAACCCGCCCAGCGTCCGTCGTCATGAAGCGCACCTTCGGTGGTTCGAGAGGGTACTTATCGGTGAATTGCACGCAGAAGTGGAAGAACCCGCCTTCGAGCGGCGTACCTTTAGCGCCCATCACGATGGCGTTGATCGTTGTGATGTCGTTCTCCGCGGGCGCGATGAAGATACCCGGTGGCGGGTCAACGTTGAAGTCCGTGATATCTCGCTTGATGCGGTACAGACACGCCAGTGGCACGTCTTTAGTCGGAACAGCCGTGACGCCCTTGGATGTTCCTGCTTTGTTGTCCATAACGCTGTTGTCTTCTGACGCACCTGTTGTGCATTAATTTGGTAAAATGGGGATCGTCAGCAGCTTGTTCTTCTCATTCTTCTCTTCTCATGGCTCTTTCGCAATGCAGGAGATTGgcgaagtgatgatgatgattataatccTTTTAATATTGGCGCGCACCCACAAAGCGGCCCGAGTTGGTTGGTTGGCTGGTTCCTCAAcagcttggcgcaacccacctagggggataggcaaTGAAAGGAACGGTGCCTTGATTTTTAAATAATTCACTTCTTTAGAGGgagggttggattaattaggtaatataggtaatagtTTGAATGTGTTAGATTTATAAACAGCATGAAACCTTAAAAAAGTCTAATAAActtaaaaaagaattctatacataaaacaactgaatttaGCAATGTTTAGCATTCCATTtctttagattctcgtaagacaTTTGTAACAGCGataaaacgctcctgtggctgcgccaaatgaaagaatcaccggaagtgtcaactTTAAGTCCAACTTTCATGGGGGTTCTTCCAGTACAATTTTTCTTTgacttttgaattttcggcatgacaaaaagaagtgcttcaAAGATTCACTCACATTACAGggaaggcacaaaggcgactgcgCCAGACCCGACTTGTCAAGGTAAAATTTCAAtgaagggactcgacaacgcagccttgtaattactatttcttcctttcttgatgaacaccacttgtttttCCAAGGGAACTCTAGCTGTGAATAGTCTGATAAAAACAAAGGAGATTTTTCGAAGTTATTGGCCATTGTGCGATTTtaaaagcgtgctgctgtgatatattccgaagtaggcaaaataggtaaaacaggacaatgAAGGGAAGAtccagctagtgcatctgcatgctcattcagagctaaacctctatggcctggtacccaaactagtcggacgagtcgcacatgtgtaggaatgagcgagtagaaagtttctaaggtacgcgaaaaagttggtgagcttaaggcagtacagaccgagagacagccTGTTAGAAaaatcaccgctgatagatcttgggGCACTTTACGTAATGCTAGGACGATTGCCAGTATATagctcagcttggtaaataggggtaaagtcgggtaatcAAATTCAGAAAGCCtaatctagagaggatgatacgatttttacgccagccttctcttcataaacggaagtgtcagtcgctatcacaatggtCTATATAAAGTTCTTTCAACGACTTTTACTAGGTTcgatgtaagtgcaatgggcctggtATCATCTAAGGTAAACCCACTGCCTTACTTTTTTAATAATGGAATATCTTTTGCCATTATCAAATCGGGTGGAATCCAAGAACTTCTATGCGAGTGATTAATAATTTAGAGTTggccaagtgggtatattttatgtactgattttaCCACCGACATCGTAATTTCATCAGGACCAAGAGCAgaatggggtagtgttctgactacgtttgctagTTCAGCAGGTGTGacctcttcaaaatcctcagcccTATGAGGGGCTGGGCTCGGTATGAGAGAATAGTCGTAAAGCGACTTTTAGGCCCTGAGCTATATCTTCTAGAAAggccttcagttcaactggtgatgatactacagattctatatttcTTAGTACTGGAAGAACTTTCTTATTTCTGAGAAAGCGAAAAAGCGCTTTTCTATTTACCGGCTTTGAAAGGAACTCACATCGTTTGTCGTCAAATTTGTCCTTTGAATTAGGAACGGTTCCCTTAAAAATAGCGGCCACATACTTATAgtcactccagttcctgggacactggttgaaaattaggtttttccatgcagcttttcttagtATATAATCCCGCAAACAGTCTGCGTTTCACCAAAGGTTGAAAAAAGGTTTAGAGCTATCAATATGATATTCGAATTATTCAACGACTCTCTTAAAATGTCGCTTATTCTGATGACGTGTAGTTCCGCATCATTCGTTCAGTTAGATGAAGCGCCTCATAATGATTTCTTGAATGTATTAAAGTTTATATGCGTAACGGATGATCTATTCTTGGAGGTTATTGGACATGCCACCTCAAAAAATATTGAcatatggtcactacttgttcccGACTGTGATAAGATGAACAGGTTAGCGTCAGAAAAAGTTCGGTTAAGTACTTAGGAAGACTGACtacacataaaagtaggagtttttgtgtttatgcatataaagCTATTCCTGTTCACCCAATGCCACAAACGTTTGCCATTCAAATAAATTTTGAAACCTCGCGaaatatgatgagaattgaagtcacctactaataCAATATCTTTTTGGCAATAGTAAACTGCAGTATCTAGAACGGAAGAATTTAGAACACCCGCAGGAAAATAAGCATTAATATATGAGAATGGAAGGAACCCAGGAATAGTAATGCCTAATGCTAAAATCTCGCTTTGTGAAGTCATTGACTGATGTATATTTTTAGCTCTATGGGCGATTTTAGATGAGATACTGTTGACAAACCTTCACCCCGAGTTGGGTGGTCTAGACGAAACGTGCGGTAATTTCTAATCCTACAatacttattttctgcaagctaagtttcttgtaaagcaacaatatcagggGAATAATGATCGCAAAGATTAAGTAAGTCTGTAGCTGCTGAAAAAAAATAGAGTGGCAATTCCGCTGTAGTACTTTTAAATTCCCTATTTTGAAGAGATACCATCAGCACTCACTGCTTTCTCTATGATGCTATCCTTTCGAAAATCTTTTTTCATAGATTTTGCTTTTGATATTTCCTATTTCTTGATTTAGGACTAACTGAGGAGCGTTGTGCCTCAGAAGAAGCACGTATTTTTATGTTTCTCGAGTCAGAATCCATTCGTTCTGGTTGTGAGACATAGAAATCGGAGTCCGAGCTCCAATCTAAGTCCTGCACAAGAGGCACAATTATTCTACGGCCAGAGTTCGgcgtgtctggctttgacttCGAAGGGCCTGGTTCTGGTGGAATAACAGTAACCTTAGCTGGTGAAGGTAGAGAAGGGGGCACGGTAGACCGGTTACCTTCCTGCAAGATTTGAGtcaactgagtgctcactatttgtgccaatgactccgttaggctcacgaatagagaATCCATATAAGCTTCGCCATGGCCCTTTCCACCGTTGATATTATTAGATCCGGCAACGACGACTCAACCATCTGGTTTGCCCGGTTGGCAACGGTGGCATAGCCACATGAGCGCTCTGAGAGAATATATTGGGCCTCACGCCGGGTGCATCGTTGATGTTCGATGATCTATAGATGTTGCAACTCGTATGTCCTCATGACGGAACTTTCATCGTCCGCTGCACGATTTGCTCTGCATCGACAGCCTCTCACCTCTTGAAATGAAAATTTACCGGGTTTATGTTGGTGAGTACATATGCGACACCTCACATCTGATCTACGTTCCTGGAGGGTATGCCCATACCTCCAGCATTTTTCGCACTGCAGTGGGCGAGGGGATAGCGCATCTACACGAtaaattagtggccatgccttaaacTCGGTTGGTCGAGGCGTGCCGGCAAAAGTCACGATCACTGATTCAGTggggacctttttttttctcaaagtttCGCGAGAATCGAAATACAGAGACGGCTCCTGCagccgcaaacatttcaagtgTTTCAGGTGGTGTAAGGCTCAAGTCCACTCATTGAAGTAGTCCCTTTACACAGGCCAAATGGACAGGTACGAAACAGCACACCGGATTTGAGGCAAAGGTTGTGCATTTTAGGAGATCTGTAATGCAGGCCTGGTCCGACaggcagcacaggatgcctccacgtCCAAATTGACGCACGTCAGTAATAATGTGGTAATAATCTGAAATCTTCCGAAGCTCCTCCTGAATCGGCTTTGGCTTTTTCAGGCGATTAGACTCACCGTTGGTTGGaaccagggccacaggaacgctcttcagaccactgcgcaaaaaCAGATCGATGGGCAATCACTGTTAGGAAGGGAAGCCGACCAGGCAGAATAAGCTTGGCTGGCAGAGGAGAGAGACATCAGGTTGAAAGGCTTAACAGCACCGCCCAATTCGGCTGCACCCCCACAGGAGGAAGCACGAAGGTGCCCTTGAAGTAGCAGCCGAGGTAAATCCCGAATCGAAACCGGACGCTCCTGGCTTAGAAAGCACCGGATGAAACCTCAAGGAAAGCGA
This genomic interval from Rhipicephalus microplus isolate Deutch F79 chromosome 10, USDA_Rmic, whole genome shotgun sequence contains the following:
- the LOC119181705 gene encoding ubiquitin-conjugating enzyme E2 Z is translated as MDNKAGTSKGVTAVPTKDVPLACLYRIKRDITDFNVDPPPGIFIAPAENDITTINAIVMGAKGTPLEGGFFHFCVQFTDKYPLEPPKVRFMTTDAGRVQFNEHIYKDGSICLSTLNTFGSTWTPAQSLSSLLVSIQSLLCDVHKFKDEVANDRFESILQHETIRVAVCDTVESCLRVDSPLAQTLKDGVLQKFSEFYDRYEEVVKSRMQLTGTQMHDPARFNAGTYQFEKLLTRLQELKQKVAEKNEAAAVKAQT